A window from Streptomyces sp. NBC_00299 encodes these proteins:
- the hrpA gene encoding ATP-dependent RNA helicase HrpA — protein sequence MSTHPAPALGALAPRLTELSLRDAQRLGRRLEGARKIRKPEARDAVLAEIEAEIAKGEERIAGRRARVPAVTYPEQLPVSQKKDDIAAAIRDHQVVIVAGETGSGKTTQIPKICMELGRGVRGMIGHTQPRRIAARTVAERVAEELDTPLGEAVGWKVRFTDQVSPEATFLKLMTDGILLAEIQTDRELRAYDTIIIDEAHERSLNIDFLLGYLAQLLPKRPDLKVVITSATIDPERFSRHFGDAPIIEVSGRTYPVEVRYRPLLEEDSEDADRDQITAITDAVEELMGEGKGDILVFLSGEREIRDTADALTKKQYRFTEILPLYARLSHAEQHRVFQPHTGRRIVLATNVAETSLTVPGIKYVIDPGFARISRYSHRTKVQRLPIEPVSQASANQRKGRCGRTSDGICIRLYSEDDFVARPEFTDAEILRTNLASVILQMTAAGLGDIEKFPFIDPPDHRNIRDGVQLLQELGALDPAQKDARKRLTDTGRKLAQLPVDPRLARMVLEADKNGCVREVMVIAAALSIQDPRERPADKQAQADQQHARFRDETSDFLAYLNLWRYVREQQRERGSSSFRRMCKQEYLNFLRIREWQDIYSQLRTVAKQMGIHLNEDDAPADRVHVSLLAGLLSHVGMKDVKDGAKNEYLGARSAKFAVFPGSALFKKPPRFVMSAELVETSRLWARVNAKIEPEWVEPLAEHLLKRTYSEPHWEKDQAAVMAYEKVTLYGVPIIAQRKVNYGRIDPETSRELFIRNALVEGDWRTHHKFFADNRKLLSEVEELEHRARRRDIVVDDDTLFDFYDQRVPDHVVSGAHFDSWWKHKRHEEPEYLDFERAMLIRESAEAVTKADYPDAWRQGQLKFRVTYQFEPGADADGVTVHVPLQVLNQVTDEGFDWQIPGLREELVTELIRSLPKPIRRHYVPAPNFAKRFLDAAVPLQEPLTVTMARELKRMVGVPFTADDFDWSKVPDHLRITFRIIDERRRKLAEDKDLETLRLRLKPKARQALSQAAAATASRQGGESLERKGLTDWTIGTLTRVFETRRAGQPVKAYPALVDDGDAVSVRLFDTEAEQAEAMWKGTRRLIVRNIPVNPAKFASEKLTNAQKLALSANPHGSIQALFDDCAMAAADKLIGDFGGPVWDEESYRKLYDKVRAEIVDTTVRAVGQVQQVLAAWQAAERRLKAVRSPVLLANLTDVRKQVDALVKPGFVTQAGLRRLPDLMRYLIAVDRRLQQMPTNVQRDTTRMEKVHEMQDEYAWLLEQMPQGRPVPSRVLDVRWMLEELRVSYFAHALGTAYPISDKRIVKAIDALAP from the coding sequence ATGTCTACGCACCCCGCCCCCGCCCTGGGCGCCCTCGCCCCCCGTCTGACCGAGTTGTCCCTGCGTGATGCGCAGCGGCTCGGGCGGCGGCTCGAAGGTGCGCGCAAGATTCGTAAGCCGGAGGCGCGGGACGCCGTGCTCGCCGAGATCGAGGCGGAGATCGCCAAGGGCGAGGAGCGGATCGCCGGCCGGCGGGCCCGGGTGCCTGCGGTCACGTATCCCGAGCAGCTGCCGGTCAGCCAGAAGAAGGACGACATCGCGGCCGCCATCCGCGATCACCAGGTCGTGATCGTCGCCGGTGAGACGGGGTCCGGCAAGACCACGCAGATCCCCAAGATCTGCATGGAGCTGGGGCGCGGCGTCCGCGGCATGATCGGGCACACCCAGCCCCGCCGTATCGCCGCCCGTACCGTCGCGGAGCGCGTGGCCGAGGAGCTCGACACGCCGCTGGGCGAGGCCGTCGGCTGGAAGGTGCGGTTCACCGACCAGGTGAGCCCGGAGGCGACCTTCCTCAAGCTCATGACGGACGGCATCCTGCTGGCCGAGATCCAGACCGACCGCGAGTTGCGCGCCTACGACACGATCATCATCGACGAGGCCCACGAGCGGTCCCTGAACATCGACTTCCTGCTCGGCTATCTGGCCCAGCTGCTGCCGAAGCGGCCGGATCTGAAGGTCGTCATCACCTCGGCCACCATCGATCCGGAGCGTTTCTCCCGGCACTTCGGTGACGCGCCGATCATCGAGGTCAGCGGCCGGACGTATCCGGTGGAGGTGCGCTATCGGCCGCTCCTGGAGGAGGACTCCGAGGACGCCGACCGCGACCAGATCACCGCGATCACGGACGCGGTGGAAGAGCTGATGGGGGAGGGGAAGGGCGACATCCTCGTCTTTCTCTCCGGGGAGCGGGAGATCCGGGACACGGCGGACGCGCTCACCAAGAAGCAGTACCGCTTCACGGAGATCCTTCCGCTCTACGCCCGGCTCTCCCATGCCGAGCAGCACCGCGTCTTCCAGCCGCACACCGGCCGCAGGATCGTTCTGGCGACCAACGTCGCGGAGACGTCGCTGACCGTTCCGGGCATCAAGTACGTCATCGACCCCGGCTTCGCCCGGATCAGCCGGTACAGCCATCGCACGAAGGTGCAGCGGCTGCCCATCGAGCCGGTCTCCCAGGCCAGCGCCAACCAGCGCAAGGGCCGCTGCGGCCGGACGAGCGACGGCATCTGCATCCGGCTGTACTCCGAGGACGACTTCGTCGCCCGCCCGGAGTTCACGGACGCGGAGATCCTCCGTACGAATCTGGCGTCCGTCATCCTGCAGATGACCGCGGCCGGCCTGGGCGACATCGAGAAGTTCCCGTTCATCGATCCGCCGGACCACCGCAACATCCGCGACGGCGTGCAGCTCCTGCAGGAGCTCGGTGCGCTGGATCCGGCGCAGAAGGACGCACGCAAGCGGCTCACGGACACCGGCCGCAAGCTCGCTCAGCTGCCCGTCGACCCGCGGCTGGCCCGGATGGTCCTGGAGGCCGACAAGAACGGCTGTGTCCGCGAGGTCATGGTCATAGCGGCGGCGCTGTCCATCCAGGATCCGCGCGAGCGGCCGGCCGACAAGCAGGCCCAGGCCGACCAGCAGCACGCCCGCTTCCGGGACGAGACGAGCGACTTCCTCGCGTATCTGAACCTGTGGCGTTACGTCCGTGAACAGCAGCGCGAGCGGGGCTCGTCGTCGTTCCGCCGGATGTGCAAGCAGGAGTACCTGAACTTCCTGCGCATCCGCGAATGGCAGGACATCTACTCGCAGCTGCGTACCGTCGCCAAGCAGATGGGCATCCACCTCAACGAGGACGACGCCCCCGCCGACCGCGTGCATGTCTCCCTCCTCGCCGGCCTGCTGTCGCACGTCGGCATGAAGGACGTGAAGGACGGCGCGAAGAACGAGTATCTGGGCGCCCGCAGCGCCAAGTTCGCGGTCTTCCCCGGCTCGGCCCTCTTCAAGAAGCCCCCGCGCTTCGTGATGTCCGCCGAGCTCGTGGAGACCTCGCGCCTGTGGGCCCGCGTCAACGCGAAGATCGAGCCCGAGTGGGTGGAGCCGCTGGCGGAGCATCTGCTGAAGCGCACGTATTCGGAGCCGCACTGGGAGAAGGACCAGGCCGCGGTGATGGCGTACGAGAAGGTCACGCTGTACGGCGTCCCGATCATCGCCCAGCGCAAGGTCAACTACGGCCGTATCGACCCGGAGACCAGCCGGGAGCTGTTCATCCGCAATGCCCTGGTCGAGGGCGACTGGCGCACACACCACAAGTTCTTCGCCGACAACCGCAAACTCCTCAGCGAGGTCGAGGAGTTGGAGCACCGGGCGCGGCGCCGGGACATCGTCGTGGACGACGACACGCTGTTCGACTTCTACGACCAGCGGGTGCCCGACCATGTGGTTTCCGGTGCCCACTTCGACTCCTGGTGGAAGCACAAGCGGCACGAGGAGCCGGAGTACCTGGACTTCGAGCGCGCGATGCTCATCCGGGAGTCGGCCGAGGCGGTCACGAAGGCCGACTATCCCGACGCGTGGCGGCAGGGGCAGCTGAAGTTCCGTGTCACGTACCAGTTCGAGCCGGGCGCGGACGCGGACGGCGTGACGGTCCACGTCCCGCTCCAGGTCCTCAACCAGGTCACGGACGAGGGCTTCGACTGGCAGATCCCGGGTCTGCGGGAAGAGCTGGTGACGGAGCTGATCCGCTCCCTGCCGAAGCCGATCCGCCGTCACTACGTACCGGCGCCGAACTTCGCGAAGCGCTTCCTGGATGCGGCGGTGCCGCTGCAGGAACCGCTGACGGTGACCATGGCGCGCGAGCTGAAGCGCATGGTCGGAGTTCCCTTCACCGCCGATGACTTCGACTGGTCTAAGGTCCCCGACCATCTGCGCATCACGTTCCGGATCATCGACGAGCGGCGCCGAAAGCTGGCGGAGGACAAGGACCTGGAGACCTTGAGGCTCCGTCTGAAGCCGAAGGCGCGGCAGGCCCTCTCGCAGGCCGCGGCGGCCACCGCCTCCCGTCAGGGCGGTGAGTCCCTGGAACGCAAGGGCCTGACCGACTGGACCATCGGCACGCTGACCCGTGTCTTCGAGACCCGCCGCGCCGGCCAGCCGGTCAAGGCGTACCCGGCGCTGGTGGATGACGGCGACGCGGTCTCGGTCCGGCTCTTCGACACGGAGGCGGAGCAGGCGGAGGCGATGTGGAAGGGCACCCGCCGCCTGATCGTGCGCAACATTCCGGTCAACCCGGCGAAGTTCGCGTCCGAGAAGCTGACGAACGCCCAGAAGCTGGCCCTGTCCGCCAACCCCCACGGCTCGATCCAGGCTCTCTTCGACGACTGCGCGATGGCGGCGGCGGACAAGCTGATCGGTGACTTCGGGGGGCCGGTGTGGGACGAGGAGTCGTACCGGAAGCTGTACGACAAGGTCCGCGCCGAGATCGTCGACACGACGGTCCGTGCGGTGGGCCAGGTGCAGCAGGTGCTGGCCGCCTGGCAGGCCGCTGAGCGCCGTCTGAAGGCCGTACGAAGCCCTGTCCTGCTGGCGAACCTCACGGACGTCCGCAAGCAGGTGGACGCCCTGGTGAAGCCCGGTTTCGTGACGCAGGCGGGATTGCGCCGCCTGCCCGACCTCATGCGGTACCTGATCGCGGTGGACCGCCGCCTCCAGCAGATGCCGACGAATGTCCAGCGCGACACGACGCGTATGGAGAAGGTCCACGAGATGCAGGACGAGTACGCCTGGCTGCTGGAGCAGATGCCGCAGGGCCGTCCGGTCCCTTCGCGGGTGCTGGACGTCCGCTGGATGCTGGAGGAGCTCCGCGTCAGCTATTTCGCGCACGCGCTCGGCACGGCGTACCCGATCTCGGACAAGCGGATCGTGAAGGCAATCGACGCGCTGGCGCCGTAA
- a CDS encoding metallophosphoesterase family protein: protein MARVPAAFRKAVGPLPRAPRALARRYATRRPGPTPELVTQPHPWTRAVGLVIVVLIGTWLGLLIVGNVRAPVGPMNTTMTLRPSLTGGTKINVSPLGALQLDSHIAPVRLDVNVDQLDPVRSQALVDHPERLSGLQDEVTQDVTHGTVDLALRSCVAVVTGATALGLAVYRRPRRALAAGGLALTLLAASGGTAYATWNPESVLEPKFSGLLSSAPSLVGNARSIVTEFDVYQKELARLVTNVTKLYDATSTLPAYAPDPTTIRVLHVSDIHLNPASWKIIGSLVDQYKVNVIVDSGDTMDHGTAAENGFLDPIEDLGAPYVWVRGNHDSRLTQRYLEDLKNVHVLDEGKAKTIAGLRFAGIGDPQFTPDRSQVPGGDAANELAGARLATALRDQKTAGTPVDVAVAHEPVAARQTDGEVPLALAGHIHHQEMELLPYGTRLRIEGSTGGSGLRAIEGKHPDPIQTSILYFDRETRRLQAWDEIELGGLGLTTAEVRRHLVEENQPGATESATTSPTSPTPTP, encoded by the coding sequence ATGGCCCGCGTCCCCGCCGCGTTCAGGAAAGCTGTCGGACCCCTCCCCAGGGCCCCGCGCGCCCTCGCCCGCCGCTACGCCACCCGCCGCCCGGGCCCCACCCCGGAACTCGTCACCCAGCCCCACCCGTGGACCCGCGCCGTCGGCCTGGTCATCGTCGTCCTCATCGGCACCTGGCTCGGCCTGCTGATCGTCGGCAACGTCCGCGCCCCCGTCGGCCCCATGAACACGACGATGACCCTGCGCCCCTCCCTCACCGGCGGCACAAAGATCAACGTCTCCCCCCTCGGCGCCCTCCAACTCGACAGCCACATCGCCCCGGTCCGCCTGGACGTCAACGTCGACCAGCTCGACCCCGTCCGCTCCCAGGCCCTCGTGGACCACCCCGAACGCCTCTCCGGCCTCCAGGACGAAGTCACCCAGGACGTCACCCACGGCACCGTCGACCTGGCCCTGCGCAGCTGCGTCGCCGTCGTCACCGGCGCCACCGCCCTCGGCCTCGCCGTCTACCGCCGCCCCCGCCGCGCCCTCGCCGCCGGCGGCCTCGCCCTCACCCTCCTGGCCGCCTCCGGCGGCACGGCGTACGCCACCTGGAACCCGGAGTCGGTCCTGGAACCGAAGTTCTCAGGACTGCTCTCCTCCGCCCCGTCCCTGGTCGGCAACGCCCGCAGCATCGTCACCGAATTCGACGTCTACCAAAAGGAGTTGGCCCGCCTGGTCACGAACGTGACCAAGCTCTACGACGCCACCTCCACGCTCCCCGCCTACGCGCCGGACCCCACCACCATCCGCGTCCTGCACGTCTCCGACATCCACCTCAACCCGGCGAGCTGGAAGATCATCGGCTCGCTCGTCGACCAGTACAAGGTCAACGTCATCGTCGACTCCGGCGACACCATGGACCACGGCACCGCCGCCGAGAACGGCTTCCTCGACCCCATCGAGGACCTCGGCGCCCCCTACGTCTGGGTCCGCGGCAACCACGACTCCCGCCTCACCCAGCGCTACCTCGAAGACCTCAAGAACGTCCACGTCCTCGACGAAGGCAAGGCGAAGACCATCGCCGGCCTGCGCTTCGCCGGCATCGGCGACCCCCAGTTCACCCCCGACCGCTCCCAGGTCCCCGGCGGCGACGCCGCCAACGAACTGGCGGGCGCCCGGCTGGCCACCGCCCTGCGCGACCAGAAGACCGCGGGCACCCCCGTCGACGTCGCCGTCGCCCACGAACCCGTGGCCGCCCGCCAGACCGACGGCGAGGTCCCCCTCGCCCTGGCCGGCCACATCCACCACCAGGAAATGGAGCTCCTCCCCTACGGCACCCGCCTGCGTATCGAAGGCTCCACCGGCGGCAGCGGCCTGCGCGCCATCGAGGGCAAGCACCCCGACCCCATCCAGACCTCGATCCTCTACTTCGACCGCGAGACCCGCCGCCTCCAGGCCTGGGACGAGATCGAACTCGGCGGCCTCGGCCTCACGACCGCGGAGGTGAGGCGCCACCTGGTGGAGGAGAACCAACCGGGCGCCACCGAATCCGCGACGACGTCCCCCACGTCCCCCACCCCCACCCCGTAA
- a CDS encoding metallopeptidase family protein has product MLEMTREEFEELVAEALDRIPPELTRLMDNVAVFVEDEPPADDPELLGLYEGTPLTDRGEWYAGVLPDRITIYRGPTLRMCESREEVVAETEVTVVHEIAHHFGIDDERLHALGYG; this is encoded by the coding sequence GTGCTGGAGATGACGCGCGAGGAGTTCGAGGAACTGGTCGCCGAGGCGCTGGACCGGATTCCGCCGGAGTTGACGCGGCTGATGGACAACGTCGCGGTGTTCGTCGAGGACGAGCCGCCGGCGGACGATCCCGAGCTGCTCGGGTTGTACGAGGGGACTCCGCTGACCGATCGCGGGGAGTGGTACGCCGGGGTGCTGCCGGACCGGATCACGATCTACCGGGGGCCGACGCTGCGGATGTGTGAGTCGCGGGAGGAGGTCGTGGCCGAGACCGAGGTGACGGTGGTGCATGAGATCGCGCATCACTTCGGGATCGACGACGAGCGGTTGCACGCGCTCGGGTACGGGTGA
- a CDS encoding DEAD/DEAH box helicase, which yields MSISSTDHVVMPEDAENAVVEEAPEATFSDLGLPEGVVRKLAQNGVTTPFPIQAATIPDALAGKDILGRGRTGSGKTLSFGLPTLARLSGGRTEKHRPRAVILTPTRELAMQVADALQPYGDQLGLKMKVVCGGTSMGNQIYALERGVDVLVATPGRLRDIINRGACSLQDVEVAVLDEADQMSDLGFLPEVTELLDQVPAGGQRMLFSATMENEIKTLVDRYLKDPVLHEVDAAQGAVTTMSHHILIVKPKDKAPVTAAIASRKGRTIIFVRTQLGADRVAEQLRDAGAKADALHGGMTQGARTRTLADFKDGYVNVLVATDVAARGIHVDGIDLVLNVDPAGDHKDYLHRAGRTARAGRTGSVVSLSLPHQRRQIFRLMEDAGVDASRHIIQGGAAFDPEVAEITGARSMTEVQAESAGNAAQQAEREVAQLTKQLERAQRRAVELREESDRLVARAARERGEDPEAAVAEAQAAAVEAVEAVVPEQPAAQDVDRAERTESSAPYERRERRDDRGGFNRDRDRSFDRDRGGRSFERRDNDRGGFNRDRDRGGDRGFERRDRDGDRGGFRRDDRGDRGGDRGGRSFDRDRGSRSFERRDGDRGGFRRDDRGDRGGDRGGRSFDRDRGSRPFERRDNDRGGFRRDDRPAAGRSFERRDERGGHRGSDRPFNRDRRDDRPGFRSGGHERPYGRRDEHRGTGGSSFGRREDKPRWKRNG from the coding sequence ATGTCCATTTCCAGTACTGATCACGTCGTCATGCCCGAGGACGCTGAGAACGCGGTCGTCGAGGAGGCCCCCGAGGCCACCTTCTCGGACCTCGGTCTCCCCGAGGGCGTCGTGCGCAAGCTTGCGCAGAACGGCGTGACCACCCCCTTCCCGATCCAGGCCGCGACCATCCCGGACGCCCTGGCCGGCAAGGACATCCTGGGCCGCGGTCGCACCGGCTCCGGCAAGACCCTGTCGTTCGGTCTCCCGACGCTGGCCCGCCTGTCCGGCGGCCGCACCGAGAAGCACCGTCCGCGCGCCGTCATCCTCACCCCGACCCGTGAGCTCGCGATGCAGGTCGCGGACGCTCTCCAGCCGTACGGCGACCAGCTCGGCCTGAAGATGAAGGTCGTCTGCGGCGGTACGTCGATGGGGAACCAGATCTACGCCCTGGAGCGCGGCGTGGACGTGCTGGTGGCCACCCCGGGCCGCCTGCGCGACATCATCAACCGCGGCGCCTGCTCGCTGCAGGACGTCGAGGTCGCCGTTCTCGACGAGGCCGACCAGATGTCCGACCTGGGCTTCCTGCCCGAGGTCACCGAGCTGCTCGACCAGGTCCCGGCCGGCGGTCAGCGCATGCTGTTCTCCGCGACCATGGAGAACGAGATCAAGACCCTCGTCGACCGGTACCTGAAGGACCCGGTCCTGCACGAGGTCGACGCCGCGCAGGGTGCCGTGACGACCATGTCGCACCACATCCTGATCGTGAAGCCCAAGGACAAGGCGCCGGTCACCGCCGCGATCGCCTCCCGCAAGGGCCGCACCATCATCTTCGTCCGCACCCAGCTGGGCGCCGACCGTGTCGCCGAGCAGCTGCGCGACGCCGGTGCGAAGGCGGACGCGCTGCACGGCGGTATGACGCAGGGTGCGCGGACCCGGACGCTGGCCGACTTCAAGGACGGTTACGTCAACGTCCTCGTCGCCACCGATGTCGCCGCGCGCGGTATCCACGTCGACGGCATCGACCTGGTGCTGAACGTGGACCCGGCCGGTGACCACAAGGACTACCTGCACCGCGCGGGCCGTACGGCGCGTGCGGGGCGGACCGGTTCGGTCGTCTCCCTCTCCCTGCCGCACCAGCGGCGCCAGATCTTCCGGCTGATGGAGGACGCGGGCGTCGACGCCTCGCGTCACATCATCCAGGGCGGTGCCGCCTTCGACCCGGAGGTCGCCGAGATCACCGGCGCCCGTTCGATGACCGAGGTGCAGGCGGAGTCGGCGGGCAACGCCGCTCAGCAGGCCGAGCGTGAGGTCGCCCAGCTCACCAAGCAGCTGGAGCGGGCGCAGCGGCGTGCCGTCGAGCTGCGTGAGGAGTCCGACCGGCTCGTCGCCCGCGCGGCGCGCGAGCGCGGTGAGGACCCCGAGGCTGCGGTGGCCGAGGCGCAGGCCGCGGCGGTCGAGGCCGTCGAGGCGGTCGTGCCGGAGCAGCCGGCGGCGCAGGACGTCGACCGGGCCGAGCGTACGGAGTCTTCGGCTCCGTACGAGCGTCGCGAGCGGCGGGACGACCGGGGCGGGTTCAACCGCGACCGTGACCGTTCCTTCGACCGTGACCGTGGCGGCCGTTCCTTCGAGCGTCGTGACAACGACCGTGGTGGGTTCAACCGCGACCGTGACCGCGGCGGCGACCGTGGCTTCGAGCGTCGGGACCGGGACGGCGACCGTGGCGGCTTCCGTCGGGACGACCGCGGTGACCGTGGTGGCGACCGTGGCGGCCGTTCTTTCGACCGTGACCGTGGCAGCCGTTCCTTCGAGCGCCGGGATGGCGACCGTGGCGGCTTCCGTCGCGACGACCGCGGTGACCGCGGTGGCGACCGTGGCGGCCGTTCTTTCGACCGTGACCGTGGCAGCCGTCCGTTCGAGCGCCGCGACAACGACCGTGGCGGCTTCCGCCGCGACGACCGGCCGGCGGCCGGTCGTTCCTTCGAGCGTCGTGACGAGCGTGGCGGTCACCGTGGCAGCGACCGTCCCTTCAACCGCGACCGTCGCGACGACCGCCCGGGCTTCCGCTCCGGCGGCCACGAGAGGCCGTACGGCCGTCGTGACGAGCACCGTGGCACCGGCGGTTCGTCCTTCGGACGCCGCGAGGACAAGCCGCGCTGGAAGCGCAACGGCTGA
- a CDS encoding amino acid permease, whose translation MTDDAIVSGRSSGKVSDEERLAQLGYTQVLARRMSAFSNYAVSFTIISVLSGCLTLYLFGMNTGGPAVITWGWVAVGLMTLFVGLAMAEICSAYPTSAGLYFWAHRLAPPRTAAAWAWFTGWFNVLGQVAVTAGIDFGAASFLGAYLNLQFGFEVTPGRTILLFAGILVLHGLLNTFGVRIVALLNSISVWWHVLGVAVIVGALTFVPDDHQSASFVFGEFVNNTGWGSGVYVVLVGLLMAQYTFTGYDASAHMTEETHDASTAGPKGIVQSIWTSWIAGFVLLLGFTFAIQSYEGALTSPTGAPPAQILLDALGATAGKLLLLVVIGAQLFCGMASVTANSRMIYAFSRDGALPFSHMWHTVSPRTRTPVAAVWLAAGGALVLGLPYLINVTAYAAVTSIAVIGLYIAYVIPTLLRLRKGDAFERGPWHLGRWSGVVGVVAVTWVGVITVLFMLPQVSPVTWETFNYAPVAVLVVLGFAATWWLASARHWFLNPDHERTIARDAARAGAPEPVDP comes from the coding sequence ATGACAGATGACGCCATAGTGAGCGGGCGGTCCTCCGGGAAGGTCTCGGACGAAGAGCGGCTGGCCCAGCTCGGCTACACGCAGGTTCTCGCCCGCCGCATGTCGGCGTTCTCCAACTACGCGGTCTCCTTCACGATCATCTCGGTGCTGTCGGGCTGTCTGACGCTCTACCTGTTCGGCATGAACACGGGCGGCCCGGCGGTGATCACCTGGGGCTGGGTGGCCGTAGGCCTGATGACCCTCTTCGTCGGCCTCGCCATGGCCGAGATCTGCTCGGCGTATCCGACGTCGGCGGGCCTGTACTTCTGGGCGCACCGGCTCGCGCCACCGCGTACGGCCGCCGCCTGGGCGTGGTTCACGGGCTGGTTCAACGTCCTGGGCCAGGTGGCGGTGACCGCCGGCATCGACTTCGGGGCGGCCTCGTTCCTGGGCGCGTATCTGAACCTTCAGTTCGGCTTCGAGGTGACCCCGGGCCGCACGATCCTGCTCTTCGCGGGCATCCTCGTCCTGCATGGCCTCCTCAACACCTTCGGCGTGCGCATCGTCGCCCTCCTCAACAGCATCAGCGTGTGGTGGCACGTGCTGGGCGTCGCGGTGATCGTCGGAGCGCTGACCTTCGTACCGGACGATCACCAGTCGGCGTCCTTCGTGTTCGGCGAGTTCGTGAACAACACCGGCTGGGGCAGCGGGGTGTACGTCGTCCTGGTGGGTCTGCTGATGGCGCAGTACACCTTCACCGGGTACGACGCCTCGGCCCATATGACGGAGGAGACGCACGACGCGTCGACGGCGGGCCCGAAGGGGATCGTGCAGTCGATCTGGACGTCGTGGATAGCGGGTTTCGTTCTCCTGCTGGGCTTCACCTTCGCGATCCAGTCCTACGAGGGTGCCCTCACGTCCCCCACCGGCGCGCCGCCCGCACAGATCCTGCTCGACGCGCTGGGGGCGACGGCGGGCAAGCTGCTTCTGCTGGTCGTGATCGGGGCGCAGTTGTTCTGCGGGATGGCGTCCGTGACGGCCAACAGCCGTATGATCTACGCCTTTTCGCGCGACGGTGCCTTGCCCTTCTCGCACATGTGGCACACCGTCAGCCCCCGCACCCGGACGCCGGTGGCGGCGGTGTGGCTGGCGGCGGGCGGGGCGCTGGTGCTCGGGCTGCCGTATCTGATCAACGTCACGGCGTACGCGGCGGTGACCTCGATCGCGGTGATCGGCCTCTACATCGCGTACGTCATCCCGACGCTGCTGCGGCTGCGCAAGGGGGACGCATTCGAGCGCGGGCCGTGGCACCTGGGGCGCTGGTCGGGGGTCGTCGGGGTGGTCGCGGTGACGTGGGTCGGTGTGATCACGGTGCTGTTCATGCTGCCGCAGGTGTCCCCGGTGACCTGGGAGACCTTCAACTACGCCCCGGTCGCCGTCCTGGTCGTCCTCGGCTTTGCCGCGACCTGGTGGCTGGCGTCGGCCCGGCACTGGTTCCTCAACCCCGACCACGAGCGCACGATCGCCCGGGACGCGGCCCGTGCGGGGGCGCCCGAACCGGTGGATCCGTAG
- a CDS encoding STAS domain-containing protein has protein sequence MEVRRLDIHRRDKGERALVTLLGEVGPATAPLLRAALEQCLRDGMTVIDVDLTTVGSCDAKGLDVFLTTSRRAERVHAALRLHHPCAQITRLLAVTGSAPLLLAAPAHAVPPALLHDLLDTSASVGSAGGTRASGGRADVPVVKDGIRLRRLNRWQAEGMREEIADLAVAPVAGSSGQAHRERVDFLWQLAVSARRPGFALLLAETTVLVGCSFGFPVSPEGRSERGLQECIGRLAGGTGFLLITQVVAQHQGQHRDIGRRLQQRLLADRHAALGVALLHPADRAGQAAYESWGWLNRGELVGLPGRGAPCVLTLSRDSGPPVPALRGTGRGRA, from the coding sequence ATGGAAGTGCGGCGGCTGGACATCCACCGGCGTGACAAGGGGGAGCGAGCCCTGGTCACGCTCCTGGGAGAGGTGGGGCCGGCCACGGCGCCCCTGCTGCGGGCCGCGCTGGAGCAGTGCTTGCGTGACGGCATGACCGTCATCGACGTCGATCTCACCACCGTCGGCTCCTGCGACGCCAAGGGCCTGGACGTGTTCCTGACGACGTCACGCCGTGCCGAGCGGGTACACGCCGCGCTGCGGCTGCACCATCCGTGCGCGCAGATCACCCGGCTCCTCGCAGTCACCGGCTCCGCTCCCCTGCTCCTCGCGGCCCCGGCCCATGCGGTGCCACCCGCACTGCTCCATGACCTGCTGGACACATCTGCGTCGGTCGGGTCGGCCGGAGGGACACGCGCGTCCGGCGGCCGCGCGGACGTGCCGGTGGTCAAGGACGGGATACGTCTGCGCAGGCTGAACCGCTGGCAGGCGGAGGGGATGAGAGAAGAAATCGCCGACTTGGCCGTGGCACCCGTCGCGGGCTCCTCGGGACAGGCGCACCGAGAGCGGGTCGACTTCCTGTGGCAACTTGCCGTCAGCGCGCGCCGGCCCGGCTTCGCGTTGCTGCTCGCCGAGACGACGGTGCTGGTGGGATGCAGCTTCGGATTTCCGGTGAGCCCCGAGGGCCGCTCCGAGCGAGGGCTGCAGGAGTGCATCGGGCGGCTCGCCGGCGGTACCGGGTTCCTGCTCATCACTCAGGTCGTGGCTCAGCACCAGGGCCAACACCGCGACATCGGCCGCCGCCTGCAGCAGCGTCTGCTGGCCGATCGGCACGCCGCACTCGGGGTCGCCCTGCTGCACCCGGCCGACCGGGCCGGACAAGCCGCTTACGAGTCGTGGGGTTGGCTGAACCGCGGAGAGTTGGTCGGGCTGCCCGGACGGGGCGCTCCTTGCGTGCTGACCCTGTCCCGGGACAGCGGACCTCCGGTGCCTGCCCTTCGGGGCACCGGGCGGGGCCGGGCGTAG
- a CDS encoding STAS domain-containing protein produces MGPYPDLFDQCRVVRVGGELDLTTTRAFARDLEDAPHGIGRLFLIVDLSEVTFMDGSVLDPLCAAWRDCRRRSGWVRVVHTRRASNLVFRAADLLKRFPRYASVQDAWQGVPADRAAADRPA; encoded by the coding sequence ATGGGCCCGTACCCCGATCTGTTCGACCAGTGCCGCGTGGTCCGGGTGGGCGGCGAACTGGACCTGACGACCACGCGGGCCTTCGCGCGTGACCTGGAGGACGCCCCCCACGGCATCGGTCGGCTGTTTCTGATCGTTGACCTGAGCGAGGTGACGTTCATGGACGGCAGCGTCCTGGACCCCTTGTGCGCGGCGTGGCGCGACTGCCGCCGGCGGAGCGGATGGGTGCGCGTGGTCCACACCCGGCGGGCGTCGAATCTGGTGTTCCGGGCCGCGGACCTGCTGAAGCGGTTCCCGCGGTACGCCAGTGTCCAGGACGCCTGGCAGGGCGTACCTGCGGACCGCGCGGCGGCGGACCGGCCCGCGTGA